Proteins encoded by one window of Serratia nevei:
- the tssM gene encoding type VI secretion system membrane subunit TssM, with protein sequence MLSTLFSIITSRLLWGFVGITALAFIIWMIGPLVAIGDYRPLEPELNRQIAIGVIYLIWFLCRLIPRLYSAWFNSRLLSNLRAAEAVPAEDGKPEIKQDEQLAQRFDEAAQLLKKARFAPGQEGGKHRWMTRFSRQYLYQLPWYVIIGAPGAGKTTALVNSGLHFPLADRFGKTALRGVGGTRNCDWWFTNDAVLLDTAGRYTTQESQREEDAGEWQSFVALLKKYRTRQPINGVMVTISVADLLSDSAEARAAQASALRKRLIELHEQLGIHFPVYVLVTKTDLLNGFMAYFGSFDKAQRDQIWGFTFPYERSRQPDFNLNAAFEQQYALLQQRLDAALPDTLLMEHDARQRAESYLFPQEFAALRPLLSQYLEQVFATSSFETRFTPRGIYFTSGTQEGLPFDRVMGELNRYLQLPTANSGAQANAAWDSVGQEAPIPAAKGQSFFLKETLESVVFQESGLAGSNRWWEYRNRALHWAGYIALAVILAVLAMLWFTSYGNNKAYLAEVAAKVPGVERQGQNLTQLGNGDMFSLLPFLNSLLHLPDSQNFSLDDPPFTYRMGLFRGDQVGDAGNALYQKALKELLLPQVAQQIATTLRNDNHGDADFSYEALKAYQMLYLPKQYDGKFLRAWVMLNLQRNLPQGSTQKQLQQIEWHLSQLLDTQIQASPYAKDEPLVAQAQAAINRAPLSQRVYGRLKRLLLKQTDIKPVSLVDLAGPQTELAFSRKSGKPVTDGVPGLFTSQGYWKAFSDNIDPVTDTLRKEDVWVLNSQAPEQKSADLTKTIRQLYMQDFISAWDALLGDIQLANIGNLTQRISSARLLSGNPSPMRNLLVNVSKNVTLRDEKSDADSRSLLAKTEDRLNQNANRTLEALFTNRPANADGDVSAQPEQLVMAHFAPLLELAQSQGEGNKAIPFDSVLKQVDELYSYLTAVQGAANSGMSAPPSDIIPRLQAESGRLPVPFKQMLLSLAIGASSDTQRKEMENVKKRISFEVGSFCRQAIAGRYPLVARARQDVTPDDLARMFAPNSGLMDSFFRDNLQGKVDTTRANWRFTPGVDGKTLPGGEGILRSFQQAQRIRDAFFANGTATPSYRVTVRPVRMDNDILNLTLDIDGQLFKYSHGPQVPLVVSWPGTRNTNQVHLQLALANGTTASLVTSGPWALNRLVDMAQSSGTGGLGRQATFNLDGHRVTLEFTPNSIRNPFQLPAFSCP encoded by the coding sequence ATGCTCAGTACGTTATTCTCCATCATCACCAGCCGCCTGCTGTGGGGCTTTGTCGGCATCACCGCGCTGGCGTTCATCATCTGGATGATCGGCCCGCTGGTGGCCATCGGCGACTATCGCCCGCTGGAGCCGGAACTCAACCGCCAGATCGCCATCGGCGTTATCTACCTGATCTGGTTCCTGTGCCGCCTGATCCCGCGCCTTTACAGCGCCTGGTTCAACAGTCGCCTGCTGAGCAACCTGCGCGCCGCCGAAGCGGTACCGGCGGAAGACGGCAAGCCCGAGATTAAACAAGACGAACAGCTGGCGCAGCGCTTCGACGAAGCGGCGCAGCTGCTGAAGAAGGCGCGCTTCGCACCGGGCCAGGAGGGCGGCAAACACCGCTGGATGACCCGCTTCAGCCGCCAATACCTGTACCAGCTGCCGTGGTATGTGATCATCGGCGCGCCCGGCGCCGGCAAGACCACCGCGCTGGTCAATTCCGGCCTGCACTTCCCGCTGGCGGATCGCTTCGGCAAAACCGCGCTGCGCGGCGTGGGCGGCACCCGCAACTGCGACTGGTGGTTTACCAACGACGCCGTGCTGCTCGACACCGCCGGCCGCTACACCACGCAGGAAAGCCAGCGCGAAGAAGATGCCGGCGAGTGGCAAAGCTTCGTCGCGCTGCTGAAAAAATACCGCACCCGCCAGCCGATCAACGGCGTGATGGTGACCATCAGCGTGGCCGATCTGCTGAGCGACAGCGCCGAAGCGCGTGCCGCCCAGGCCAGCGCGCTGCGCAAACGCCTGATCGAACTGCACGAGCAGTTGGGCATTCACTTCCCGGTCTATGTGCTGGTGACCAAAACCGACCTGCTCAACGGCTTTATGGCCTACTTCGGCAGCTTCGACAAAGCACAGCGCGACCAGATCTGGGGGTTCACCTTCCCTTACGAGCGCTCGCGGCAGCCGGACTTCAATCTGAACGCCGCTTTCGAACAGCAATACGCCCTGCTGCAACAGCGGCTGGACGCGGCGCTGCCGGATACGCTGCTGATGGAGCACGACGCGCGCCAGCGCGCCGAAAGCTACCTGTTCCCGCAGGAGTTCGCGGCCCTGCGCCCGCTGCTCAGTCAATACCTGGAACAGGTGTTCGCCACCTCCAGTTTTGAAACCCGCTTTACCCCGCGCGGCATCTATTTCACCAGCGGCACGCAGGAAGGCCTGCCGTTCGACCGGGTGATGGGCGAGCTGAACCGCTACCTGCAGCTGCCGACGGCAAACTCAGGGGCGCAGGCCAACGCGGCCTGGGACAGCGTGGGCCAGGAAGCGCCGATCCCGGCGGCCAAAGGCCAAAGCTTCTTCCTGAAAGAGACGCTGGAATCGGTGGTCTTCCAGGAATCCGGGCTGGCGGGCAGCAACCGCTGGTGGGAATACCGCAATCGCGCCCTGCACTGGGCGGGTTACATCGCGCTGGCGGTGATCCTGGCGGTGCTGGCGATGCTCTGGTTCACCAGCTACGGCAACAACAAGGCCTATCTGGCGGAAGTGGCCGCCAAGGTGCCCGGCGTCGAACGCCAGGGGCAAAACCTGACGCAGTTGGGTAACGGCGACATGTTCTCGCTGCTGCCGTTCCTCAATAGCCTGCTGCACCTGCCGGACAGCCAGAACTTTTCGCTAGACGATCCGCCGTTCACCTACCGCATGGGGCTGTTCCGCGGCGATCAGGTGGGCGACGCCGGCAATGCGCTGTACCAAAAAGCGCTGAAAGAACTGCTGCTGCCGCAGGTGGCGCAACAGATCGCCACCACGCTGCGCAACGACAACCACGGCGATGCGGACTTCAGCTACGAAGCGCTGAAGGCCTATCAGATGCTGTATCTGCCAAAGCAGTACGACGGCAAATTCCTGCGCGCCTGGGTGATGCTCAACCTGCAGCGCAACCTGCCGCAGGGCAGCACGCAGAAACAGCTGCAGCAGATCGAATGGCACCTGAGCCAGCTGCTGGATACGCAGATCCAGGCCTCGCCTTACGCCAAAGACGAACCGCTGGTGGCGCAGGCGCAGGCCGCCATCAATCGGGCGCCGCTGTCGCAGCGCGTCTATGGCCGCCTCAAACGTCTGCTGCTGAAACAGACCGACATCAAGCCGGTCAGCCTGGTCGATTTGGCCGGCCCGCAAACCGAGCTGGCGTTCAGCCGCAAAAGCGGCAAACCGGTCACCGACGGCGTGCCGGGCCTGTTCACCTCACAAGGGTACTGGAAAGCGTTCAGCGACAATATCGACCCGGTGACCGACACGCTGCGCAAGGAAGACGTCTGGGTGTTGAACAGCCAGGCGCCGGAGCAGAAGAGCGCCGATTTGACCAAGACCATCCGCCAGCTGTACATGCAGGACTTCATCAGCGCCTGGGATGCGCTGCTGGGAGATATCCAGCTGGCCAACATCGGCAACCTGACCCAGCGCATCAGCAGCGCGCGGCTACTCTCCGGCAACCCGTCGCCGATGCGTAACCTGCTGGTCAACGTCAGCAAAAACGTCACCCTGCGCGACGAGAAAAGCGACGCCGATTCCCGTTCGCTGCTGGCCAAAACCGAAGACAGGCTGAATCAAAACGCCAACCGCACGCTGGAAGCGCTGTTCACCAACCGGCCGGCCAACGCCGACGGCGATGTGTCGGCCCAGCCGGAACAGCTGGTGATGGCGCACTTCGCGCCGCTGCTGGAGCTGGCGCAAAGCCAGGGCGAAGGCAATAAGGCGATCCCTTTCGACAGCGTGCTGAAGCAGGTCGATGAGCTATACAGCTATCTGACGGCGGTACAGGGCGCGGCCAACAGCGGCATGTCGGCACCGCCGAGCGACATCATCCCGCGTCTGCAGGCCGAATCCGGCCGCTTGCCGGTGCCGTTCAAACAGATGCTGCTGTCGCTGGCGATCGGCGCCAGCAGCGACACCCAGCGTAAAGAGATGGAGAACGTGAAAAAGCGCATCAGCTTCGAGGTCGGCAGCTTCTGCCGCCAGGCGATCGCCGGCCGTTATCCGCTGGTGGCCCGGGCGCGCCAGGACGTGACGCCGGACGATCTGGCGCGCATGTTCGCGCCGAACAGCGGGCTGATGGACAGTTTCTTCCGCGACAATCTGCAGGGCAAGGTCGACACCACCCGCGCCAACTGGCGCTTTACTCCCGGCGTGGACGGCAAGACGCTGCCCGGCGGCGAAGGCATCCTGCGTTCGTTCCAGCAGGCGCAGCGCATCCGCGACGCCTTCTTCGCCAACGGTACCGCGACGCCCTCGTACCGCGTGACCGTGCGGCCGGTGCGGATGGATAACGACATCCTCAACCTGACGCTGGATATCGACGGCCAACTGTTCAAATACAGCCATGGCCCTCAGGTACCGCTGGTGGTCAGCTGGCCGGGCACCCGCAATACCAACCAGGTGCATTTGCAGCTGGCGCTGGCCAACGGCACCACCGCCAGCCTGGTGACCAGCGGGCCATGGGCGCTGAACCGCCTGGTGGACATGGCGCAATCCTCGGGCACCGGCGGCCTCGGCCGCCAGGCGACGTTCAATCTCGACGGCCATCGCGTCACGCTGGAGTTCACGCCCAACAGCATCCGTAATCCGTTCCAACTGCCGGCCTTCTCGTGCCCGTAG
- the tssA gene encoding type VI secretion system protein TssA — protein sequence MAIDTDTLLAPVDADNPCGDNLEYDADFLAMARAATGKAEQQFGSTIIPEEAPDWVQVERLATSLLARTKDLRVMLYLTRAWTQLRGLPGYADGLTLIHQSILRYWDALQPALEFDGEADPLFRINALADLGDKAALAASVRTAPLLKSAAGEISLRDAGALLDGSKQECPNFPGGRARLQDELAQQGRPEGALVTHIAHTLGAIRSEVTRHLGESALPEMGALTKVFSLVALAGQSDAPAAAEPDAPPETAAQQQPAAMQNATAPLNWRSAQIQSRDDAQLMLDKVKNYFRLHEPSHPAPLMIDRVQRLITLDFMQIVRDLAPDGLNQLETILGRPDHEENS from the coding sequence ATGGCTATCGACACCGATACCCTGCTGGCCCCGGTTGACGCGGACAATCCCTGCGGCGACAACCTGGAATACGACGCCGACTTTCTGGCAATGGCGCGCGCCGCCACCGGCAAGGCCGAACAGCAGTTCGGCAGCACCATCATTCCGGAAGAAGCGCCGGATTGGGTGCAGGTCGAACGCCTCGCGACCTCGCTGCTGGCGCGCACCAAAGACCTGCGCGTCATGCTGTATCTCACCCGCGCCTGGACCCAGCTGCGCGGGTTGCCGGGCTACGCCGACGGGCTGACGCTGATCCACCAGTCGATACTCCGTTACTGGGATGCTCTGCAACCGGCATTGGAGTTCGACGGCGAAGCCGACCCGCTGTTTCGCATCAATGCGTTGGCCGACCTCGGCGACAAAGCCGCGCTGGCCGCCAGCGTGCGCACCGCACCGCTGCTGAAAAGCGCCGCCGGTGAAATCTCGCTGCGCGATGCCGGCGCCCTGCTCGACGGCAGCAAGCAAGAGTGCCCCAACTTTCCCGGCGGCCGCGCACGGCTGCAGGATGAGCTGGCGCAGCAGGGCCGCCCCGAAGGCGCACTGGTGACGCACATCGCCCACACCCTGGGCGCCATTCGCAGTGAAGTGACCCGCCATCTGGGGGAAAGCGCCCTGCCGGAAATGGGCGCGCTGACCAAGGTATTTTCTCTGGTGGCGCTCGCCGGCCAGAGCGATGCCCCGGCCGCCGCCGAACCCGACGCCCCGCCGGAAACCGCCGCCCAGCAACAACCGGCTGCGATGCAAAACGCCACGGCACCGCTGAACTGGCGCAGCGCGCAGATCCAGTCGCGCGACGACGCCCAGCTGATGCTGGACAAGGTGAAAAACTATTTTCGTCTTCATGAGCCGAGCCACCCGGCGCCGCTGATGATCGATCGGGTCCAGCGGCTGATTACGTTGGACTTTATGCAAATCGTCCGCGATTTGGCGCCCGATGGGCTTAACCAACTGGAGACCATTCTCGGTCGCCCCGACCACGAGGAGAACAGCTAG
- the tagF gene encoding type VI secretion system-associated protein TagF translates to MSTDSSAPTSLGWYGKLPSAGDFLQRRLPDPVVNNWAHWFHNGLVNLQRDAQGPNGHPFSNAPVWNFVIPATLGSPYVQMGCLLPARDRVGRRYPICALRLFSLQEWRPQQLNMAASWYQQLGHTLLNGVRNGFSAEQIDRTLQAIPALPSPPAETDSEILSIIGFQHPDVPGLGWQQAADCFDPAQYTSFWWTNQADGHPLYTHVHSGNLTVQLFSLLFEPNGWARPGRGGQYPQMFD, encoded by the coding sequence ATGAGCACTGATTCAAGCGCCCCGACGAGCCTCGGCTGGTACGGAAAACTTCCTTCCGCCGGCGATTTTCTGCAGCGCCGCCTGCCCGATCCGGTGGTCAACAACTGGGCCCACTGGTTCCATAACGGGCTGGTGAATTTGCAGCGCGATGCGCAGGGGCCAAACGGCCACCCGTTCAGCAACGCACCGGTGTGGAACTTCGTGATCCCCGCCACGCTCGGCAGCCCGTACGTGCAGATGGGCTGCCTGTTGCCGGCGCGCGATCGCGTCGGGCGGCGCTACCCGATCTGCGCGCTGCGCCTGTTCAGCCTGCAAGAATGGCGCCCGCAACAACTGAACATGGCGGCGAGCTGGTACCAGCAGCTCGGCCATACCCTGCTGAACGGCGTGCGCAACGGCTTCTCCGCCGAACAGATCGACCGCACGCTGCAGGCAATCCCGGCGCTGCCCAGCCCACCGGCGGAAACGGATTCCGAGATATTGTCGATTATCGGTTTTCAGCATCCGGACGTGCCGGGTCTCGGCTGGCAACAGGCCGCCGACTGTTTCGATCCGGCGCAGTACACCAGCTTCTGGTGGACCAATCAGGCCGACGGACACCCGCTCTACACCCACGTGCACAGCGGCAACCTCACCGTGCAGCTGTTTTCACTGCTGTTCGAGCCCAACGGCTGGGCACGCCCCGGCCGCGGCGGCCAGTACCCGCAAATGTTTGATTAA
- a CDS encoding DUF3540 domain-containing protein translates to MSVANTTRAVNIAPPQQAAGQVVNLLPDGSLVVECEGRGWHCRRAASCLLTPALGDNVLVAGCGHQLWAIAVLERAEPQSAARLCVTGDLQIETPSGSLSLHSAQALKLSGDAMTLQANSGDCHVDKMKYSGEELSAFVSISRLVGKRCESLWHSVSQISHSLFRKVRQTEHVRAGQLDYQAEDYARIHARNTLITSKDITKLDSEQIHVG, encoded by the coding sequence ATGAGCGTTGCCAACACAACTCGCGCCGTCAACATCGCACCGCCCCAGCAGGCCGCCGGCCAGGTCGTCAACCTGTTGCCGGACGGCAGCCTGGTGGTGGAGTGCGAAGGCCGCGGCTGGCATTGCCGCCGGGCGGCGAGCTGCCTGCTGACGCCGGCCCTCGGCGATAACGTGCTGGTCGCCGGCTGCGGCCACCAGCTGTGGGCGATCGCCGTTCTCGAACGTGCAGAGCCGCAAAGCGCAGCGCGGCTCTGCGTCACAGGCGATCTGCAAATTGAAACGCCGAGCGGTTCACTGTCGCTGCACAGCGCGCAGGCGCTAAAGCTGAGCGGCGACGCCATGACGCTGCAGGCCAACAGCGGCGACTGCCACGTCGACAAGATGAAATACAGCGGCGAGGAACTGTCGGCCTTCGTCAGTATCAGCCGCCTGGTCGGCAAGCGCTGCGAGTCGCTGTGGCATTCGGTCAGCCAGATCAGCCATTCGCTGTTCCGTAAAGTGCGCCAAACCGAGCACGTGCGCGCCGGGCAGCTGGATTATCAGGCGGAAGACTACGCCCGCATTCATGCCCGCAACACGCTCATTACCTCAAAAGACATCACCAAGCTGGATTCGGAACAAATCCACGTCGGATAA
- the tssJ gene encoding type VI secretion system lipoprotein TssJ — MMTTPIASRWCGMLFLLLGALALGGCMSSAKSVPSRYSLVFDADRQVNAAAGAQPAPIKIRVLLLRSDAEFMDADFFSLQNDAKSVLGNSLLDSDQFFLTPGQTGKKLGGQSALDARYIGVIAEYQNLDGKTWRISLPLPEPTETNFYKVWQFSPDELEAHIVAGVNGLRPVKKVD, encoded by the coding sequence ATGATGACGACCCCTATCGCTTCCCGCTGGTGCGGGATGCTGTTTCTGCTGCTGGGCGCGTTGGCGCTCGGCGGCTGCATGTCTTCCGCCAAAAGCGTGCCGTCGCGTTACAGCCTGGTGTTCGATGCCGATCGCCAGGTCAATGCCGCCGCCGGCGCGCAACCGGCGCCGATCAAAATCCGCGTGCTGCTGCTGCGTTCGGATGCGGAATTTATGGATGCCGACTTCTTCAGTCTGCAAAACGACGCCAAAAGCGTGCTCGGCAACAGCCTGCTGGACAGCGATCAGTTCTTCCTGACGCCGGGCCAGACCGGCAAGAAGCTCGGCGGGCAAAGCGCGTTGGATGCGCGCTACATCGGCGTAATCGCCGAGTATCAAAATCTGGACGGCAAGACCTGGCGCATTTCACTGCCGCTGCCGGAACCCACCGAAACCAATTTCTACAAGGTATGGCAATTCTCGCCGGATGAGCTGGAAGCGCATATCGTCGCGGGCGTGAATGGCCTGCGCCCCGTAAAAAAGGTCGACTGA
- a CDS encoding DotU family type VI secretion system protein, giving the protein MTPAANPLVDAANPLLNAISQIRQSATHANPAQLRQQLIDEMRRFEIRGQRANLPYEVIIGARYCLCTALDEAAALTPWGSNSVWSGSGLLVTFHNETWGGEKFFQLLAKLSQSPREHINLLELINYCLLLGFEGRYRVMENGRSQLETMKQRLLQLIRSVRGGYAPPLSPHALDLPVQQKLWRPLVPLWACVALTGFLASLLFIALNWRLGDNTSPVLAAIYQTNLPQVAIGNPAPAAPPTLSLKSFLRKEIAEGLVVVRDEAQQSVVILKGDGLFDSAATTVRANYIPVIDRIAAAMNGVSGKILVTGYSDNVPIRSARFASNWELSLARAEAVSARLQKHLANPQRVKAEGRGESNPVAPNDNKVNRALNRRVEITLLVAPENTQAEINGLPQGTGK; this is encoded by the coding sequence ATGACGCCGGCAGCCAATCCGCTGGTGGACGCCGCCAACCCGCTGCTGAACGCCATTTCGCAGATCCGCCAGTCGGCCACGCACGCCAACCCGGCGCAGCTGCGCCAACAGCTGATCGACGAAATGCGCCGCTTCGAGATCCGCGGCCAACGCGCCAACCTGCCGTACGAAGTGATCATCGGCGCGCGTTATTGCCTGTGCACCGCGCTGGATGAAGCGGCGGCGCTGACCCCGTGGGGCAGCAACAGCGTGTGGTCCGGCAGCGGGCTGCTGGTGACCTTCCATAACGAAACCTGGGGCGGCGAGAAGTTTTTCCAGCTGCTGGCCAAACTGTCGCAAAGCCCGCGCGAGCACATCAACCTGCTGGAGCTGATCAATTATTGCCTGTTGCTGGGCTTTGAAGGCCGCTACCGAGTGATGGAAAACGGCCGCTCGCAGCTGGAAACCATGAAGCAGCGCCTGCTGCAGCTGATCCGGTCGGTGCGCGGCGGCTATGCCCCACCGCTGTCGCCTCATGCGCTGGATCTGCCGGTGCAGCAGAAGCTGTGGCGCCCGCTGGTGCCGCTGTGGGCCTGCGTGGCGTTGACCGGCTTCCTGGCTTCGCTGCTGTTCATCGCCCTCAACTGGCGGCTGGGCGACAACACCAGCCCGGTGCTGGCGGCGATTTACCAAACCAATCTGCCGCAGGTGGCGATCGGTAACCCGGCGCCGGCCGCGCCGCCGACGCTGAGCCTGAAAAGCTTCCTGCGCAAAGAGATCGCCGAAGGGCTGGTGGTGGTGCGCGACGAAGCGCAGCAAAGCGTGGTGATCCTCAAAGGCGACGGGCTGTTCGACTCCGCCGCCACCACGGTGCGCGCCAACTATATTCCGGTCATCGACCGCATCGCCGCCGCCATGAACGGCGTCAGCGGCAAGATCCTGGTCACCGGCTACAGCGACAACGTGCCGATCCGCAGCGCCCGTTTCGCCTCCAACTGGGAGCTGTCGCTGGCGCGCGCCGAAGCGGTCAGCGCCCGCTTGCAAAAGCACCTCGCCAACCCGCAGCGGGTCAAGGCCGAGGGCCGCGGCGAAAGCAACCCCGTCGCGCCGAACGATAACAAAGTGAACCGCGCGTTGAACCGCCGGGTAGAAATTACGCTGTTGGTCGCCCCGGAAAATACCCAGGCGGAAATCAACGGCTTGCCGCAAGGAACCGGAAAGTAA
- a CDS encoding DUF4150 domain-containing protein — protein MFANSQMIGVDLAFPDVCLTPSPAPVPVPYPDIALAPTAIPNAFNILFVGTPAHNMATVTPLTNGDNPGVATGVASGTVMGPSRHLTGAFTVLLKGTPATRLTSLSLQNSTNALGMRIVPSQLKVLLLAP, from the coding sequence ATGTTTGCCAACAGCCAAATGATCGGCGTGGACCTGGCGTTTCCCGACGTCTGTCTGACGCCAAGCCCGGCGCCGGTGCCCGTGCCCTACCCGGATATCGCCCTGGCGCCGACCGCCATCCCGAATGCGTTCAACATTCTGTTCGTCGGCACCCCGGCGCACAACATGGCGACGGTGACGCCGCTGACCAACGGCGACAACCCCGGCGTGGCCACCGGCGTCGCTTCCGGGACGGTGATGGGGCCGTCCCGCCACCTGACCGGCGCCTTTACCGTATTGCTCAAAGGCACCCCGGCCACCCGGCTGACCAGCCTCAGCCTGCAGAATTCCACCAACGCGCTCGGCATGCGCATCGTGCCGAGCCAATTAAAAGTGTTGCTGCTTGCGCCCTGA
- the tagV gene encoding type VI secretion system accessory protein TagV has product MKTRITLTLLTALTLAGCSTPPPPPPALNNDAIVSSEVNGVTLQHRAAVSAPKQFKPIGEEYRSLYAASIMSSPNYTGTAVGSLDNAAAFYALGEVENNWLAISAIRGGDLVGYIQANAGVPEARYKSTLRKDLPRRARAAKQDCVKVGGDSKACKNAGSATWILQ; this is encoded by the coding sequence GTGAAAACACGGATTACCCTGACGCTGTTGACCGCCCTGACGCTTGCCGGTTGTTCCACCCCGCCGCCACCGCCGCCGGCGCTCAATAACGACGCTATCGTCAGCAGTGAAGTCAACGGCGTCACGCTGCAGCACCGCGCCGCGGTGAGCGCGCCGAAGCAGTTCAAACCGATCGGTGAGGAGTACCGCAGCCTGTACGCCGCCAGCATCATGAGCAGCCCGAATTATACCGGCACCGCCGTCGGCAGCCTGGACAACGCCGCCGCGTTCTACGCGCTGGGCGAAGTGGAAAACAACTGGCTGGCGATCTCCGCCATTCGCGGTGGCGATCTGGTGGGGTATATCCAGGCCAACGCCGGCGTACCAGAAGCGCGCTACAAATCGACGCTGCGCAAAGATCTGCCGCGCCGCGCACGCGCCGCCAAACAGGACTGCGTCAAAGTCGGCGGCGACAGCAAGGCGTGTAAAAACGCCGGTTCAGCTACCTGGATCCTCCAGTAG
- the tssK gene encoding type VI secretion system baseplate subunit TssK — MKDAHKVVWTEGMFLRPHHFQQAENYLEGYMRNWGQAHSGCFWGFLTLDLDQTLLRQGKIALNAASGIMPDGTPFRFAGAQQAPAPLTIAENKTGENVVLALPTYRAGREDVIFQESPEALARYLAYENEVDDLNAVSVGSAALQFGRLRLRLMLESELNAEWTALGVTRVLEKRGDNSLRLDTAQIPPMLNCQGNPVLKTFINDLQGLLQQRSQQMSQRLLQPGRGGSSEMVDFMLLQLINRHLGQVSHAYHLDHLHPERLFADWLQFATELASFSAQRTPEGRLPVYDHDNLALCFGKLMLLLRQGLSVVLEDNAIQLTLVERSHGLNVATVQDAKMMRDFGFVLAVRADVAAEVLLTHFPAQMKIAPVTRIRDLVQLQLPGIGLRTMPAAPRQIPYHAGYTYFELEKGGDLWKQMEKSSAFALHLAGEFPGLDMEFWAIRSHTDR; from the coding sequence ATGAAAGATGCTCATAAGGTTGTCTGGACTGAGGGAATGTTTTTGCGCCCTCACCATTTCCAGCAGGCGGAAAACTATCTCGAAGGCTATATGCGCAACTGGGGCCAGGCCCACAGCGGCTGTTTCTGGGGGTTCCTGACCCTGGATCTGGACCAAACGCTGCTGCGCCAGGGCAAGATTGCGCTCAACGCCGCCAGCGGCATCATGCCGGACGGCACGCCGTTTCGCTTCGCCGGCGCCCAGCAGGCACCCGCGCCGCTGACCATCGCCGAAAACAAGACCGGTGAAAACGTGGTGCTGGCCCTGCCGACCTATCGCGCGGGGCGTGAAGACGTGATCTTTCAGGAAAGCCCGGAGGCGCTGGCGCGCTATCTGGCTTACGAGAACGAAGTCGACGATCTCAACGCCGTCTCGGTGGGCAGCGCGGCGCTGCAGTTCGGCCGCCTGCGCCTGCGGCTGATGCTGGAGAGCGAACTCAACGCCGAATGGACCGCGCTCGGCGTGACCCGCGTGCTGGAAAAACGCGGCGACAACAGCCTGCGCCTCGATACCGCGCAGATCCCGCCGATGCTGAACTGCCAGGGCAACCCGGTACTGAAAACCTTCATCAACGATCTGCAGGGCCTGCTGCAACAGCGCAGCCAGCAGATGAGCCAGCGCCTGCTGCAGCCGGGCCGCGGCGGCAGTTCCGAAATGGTCGATTTCATGCTGCTGCAGCTGATCAACCGCCATCTTGGTCAGGTGAGCCACGCCTACCACCTCGACCATCTGCACCCGGAGCGTCTGTTCGCCGATTGGCTGCAGTTCGCCACCGAGCTCGCCAGCTTCTCGGCGCAGCGCACCCCGGAAGGGCGCCTGCCGGTGTATGACCACGACAATCTGGCGCTGTGCTTCGGCAAGCTGATGCTGTTGCTGCGTCAGGGGCTGTCGGTGGTGCTGGAAGACAACGCCATTCAGCTGACGCTGGTCGAACGCTCCCACGGGCTGAACGTCGCCACCGTGCAGGACGCCAAAATGATGCGCGATTTCGGCTTCGTGCTGGCGGTGCGCGCCGACGTGGCCGCAGAGGTGTTGCTGACCCATTTCCCGGCGCAGATGAAGATCGCACCGGTCACGCGCATCCGCGATTTGGTGCAGCTGCAGCTGCCGGGCATCGGTTTGCGCACCATGCCCGCCGCGCCGCGCCAGATCCCCTATCACGCCGGCTACACCTACTTCGAGCTGGAAAAAGGCGGCGACCTGTGGAAACAGATGGAAAAATCCAGCGCCTTCGCCCTGCACCTGGCCGGCGAATTCCCGGGGCTGGACATGGAATTTTGGGCGATTCGCAGCCATACGGACCGGTAA